The [Clostridium] scindens ATCC 35704 nucleotide sequence CCATGCCAGCTTGATGGGAAACAGCCAAATGGTAAAGGAGCAGGGAATGGCCGGATTTCTTGCACGGCAGAAAGAGAAATATACCTGCCTGGAATGTGGAGGAATTATTTCAATCCATGATGCAGAGTGCAGTGAGTGCCAATACAAGCTAAGTGATAAATAGAAGCATAGGGAGAACTGAGATGATTGATATAAAAGATATAAGCCATGCGCCGTCGCTTGGGGAAATTGGCGCTTATATTGGATTTCCGTTATTTGATACGTTTTGTCAATACATGGATACGGAATATAAAGCAATCCGTAAAATCGAATATAGTAAGGATGTCTGGGCGCGCGGGTGGAATGTAAAATTTAAAAAGTCTGGGAAATCCCTATGTGTTGTCTATCCGAAAGACGGATATTTTACAGTTCTGGTTGTGGTGGGCAATAAAGAGAAGGAACATGTGGAAAATCAACTTCCGCACTTATCGGAGGAAATCCAGGAGTTGTATCAGAATACAAAAGAAGGTAATGGACAAAGATGGTTGATGATTGACGTGCATTCAGATGATTGTGTTTATGGAGATGTATTGCAGCTTATCCATATTCGTAGAATCAGTAAATGAAAATTGACACAAACATGAGTGGTGTGGTATAAAAAAGTTGACAGCTTATTCTCAAGGATTTCATAATAAAACCAAGAGAATAAGGAGGTATTTAAAGTGGCACGTAAATATGACCATGAATACAAAGTACAGGCAGTAAAACTTGCCAAAGAAATCGGTGGCGCTAAGGCGGCTAAAGAACTAGGTATCCCTGAAGGAACCATGCATACATGGCTGAAAGCCGTAAGAGCTGGTAAGTTGGATATTGGGGAAGGTTCTCATACCCCTGCCAGCGCAATGAGCCTGTCAGAAGAGATTACCATGCTGCGTAAGCGGGTTAAGGAGCAGGATAAAGAAATCCGCCGCCTGAAGGAAGAAAACGAATTTTTGGAGGAAGCCAGTGCTTTTTTCGCCGCCAGCCGTCGGAAGTCAGCAAAAACCAGAGAATGATCTTTCTGGCTTTGAAAACAGAGGACGGCAGGATGACCGGGAAAATTTCATTTTACTGCCGGATGCTTGGTGTCAGTCGGCAAGGCTTCTATAAATATCTTGCAAACAAAGACCGTCCCTGGAAGTACCAGGATCTGGCGGATGCCATGAAAGAGACTGCCAGCGAGGATGAATGTAACGATACTTACGGACGGCTCCGAATGTATCAGGCGCTGTGCCTGAAGCAGCCGGAGGGAGTATCAATTCCCAGCGAGAGAACCGTATACCGGGTTATGGAGCAGATTGGCCTGATCCATCGGCCAAAGCGAAAACCGAACGGAATTACAAAGGCAGACCGGGAGGCTATGAAATCGGATGATTTGCTGAAGCGGGATTTTCATTCAGATGCCCCATCGAAAAAATGTATTACAGATATCACGGAGATCCCGGCATCCAATGGGAAACTGTATGTATCTGCGATTTTCGACTGCTTTGATCTTAGTGTCCTTGGTCTGGCAATGGAAACAACCATGAAAGCAGATCTGTGTATCCATACACTGGAAAGCGCCCTGACTGCTTATCCTGCACTGGAAGGCGCGATCATCCACAGTGACCGTGGAACCCGGTATACCAGTGAGGCCTACCGCCAGACCATCCGGAAGTACCACATCCATCAAAGCATGAACAGTGCCGGAGGACGCTGCCATGATAATGCCCGCTGCGAGAGCATGTGGGCCAGAATGAAGACGGAACTTCTCTATGGCCGTTATGACACAAAGCAGATGACGGTAGAGGAATTAAAAGTACTCATTTGGAGATATTTCCACAGTTACTGGAATAACCGGAGGATCTGCTCTGCCAATGGCGGGCTTCCTCCTATGATAAAACGCAGGAAGTATTATGAGGATTTGGAACTGGCAGCATAGTCAGTGATATCCTTGAGAAAAATGTGTCAACTAATATTGACAATATCAATAGCAGAAATACAGATTTATGAGGAACGCAAACCCAATGGTCAGTGGCTTAAATCAATTCGGTTTAAGCTGCCGATTATTGAAAATGATTTGAGCATAGGTTTGGACAATGGTGAACACGTTGAGACGGTAGTATTGATGTCAAGGGTCAAGGATTAAAGTGTGCGAAAATCCTTGAAATCAGGCCCTTTTCGGCTTTCGCCAGCTTTGAGAGAGACCGGGTGGACAGACGCTTGGCGGTAACATATCAAAGCGCATTTGAGGCAAAAATGTGATAGGGTCGGGTTGCCGGTTTAGATGTCAGGGGTTGAGTTGCCAGATTAGATGTTGGGTAGGTTGTGGCTATGGATTAGATGTCAAGGCCGAGACTGAATAATATAGGATTTGTGGAGGTGAGCAATCATGAGGATATTTGCTTTGCAGCTTGATAATGACATTAAAGGTATAAAAGTCAGAAAAGAATATATCGAATCTCTGATTGCCATCTTGCCGTCGCCGGAATTTGTTGTCCTCCCTGAATTGGCAATTTGCAGTTATATGGCAAGTCAGAAAGTCTGGGAATATGCAGATGATTGCGGACGGGATACCGCAGCGTGGGCAATACAGATGGCTCAAAAATACGACACCTATGTGGGAGTCGGATATTTGGATAAGGAAAACGGAGATTACTATAACCGTTACATGATTGTCAACGCCGATGGCGTTTGCGGCATTGTCACAAAGTCCGAAGGAGAATCTGCCATCTTTAAGCGCGGTAATTTTGATAATCTGATAGAAACACCGTTCGGGAATGTCGGCGTAGCGATTTGCTATCATTCCCGGAGAAAACACTTCTACGACAATATGAAAGATAAG carries:
- a CDS encoding DUF3788 domain-containing protein, whose amino-acid sequence is MIDIKDISHAPSLGEIGAYIGFPLFDTFCQYMDTEYKAIRKIEYSKDVWARGWNVKFKKSGKSLCVVYPKDGYFTVLVVVGNKEKEHVENQLPHLSEEIQELYQNTKEGNGQRWLMIDVHSDDCVYGDVLQLIHIRRISK
- a CDS encoding transposase → MARKYDHEYKVQAVKLAKEIGGAKAAKELGIPEGTMHTWLKAVRAGKLDIGEGSHTPASAMSLSEEITMLRKRVKEQDKEIRRLKEENEFLEEASAFFAASRRKSAKTRE
- a CDS encoding IS3 family transposase; amino-acid sequence: MIFLALKTEDGRMTGKISFYCRMLGVSRQGFYKYLANKDRPWKYQDLADAMKETASEDECNDTYGRLRMYQALCLKQPEGVSIPSERTVYRVMEQIGLIHRPKRKPNGITKADREAMKSDDLLKRDFHSDAPSKKCITDITEIPASNGKLYVSAIFDCFDLSVLGLAMETTMKADLCIHTLESALTAYPALEGAIIHSDRGTRYTSEAYRQTIRKYHIHQSMNSAGGRCHDNARCESMWARMKTELLYGRYDTKQMTVEELKVLIWRYFHSYWNNRRICSANGGLPPMIKRRKYYEDLELAA
- a CDS encoding carbon-nitrogen hydrolase family protein, which translates into the protein MRIFALQLDNDIKGIKVRKEYIESLIAILPSPEFVVLPELAICSYMASQKVWEYADDCGRDTAAWAIQMAQKYDTYVGVGYLDKENGDYYNRYMIVNADGVCGIVTKSEGESAIFKRGNFDNLIETPFGNVGVAICYHSRRKHFYDNMKDKQVSLILFPHGSPADPSKADDEIATNDYFCGCYAEAFETPVVYANSIGALEYMPGKMGRMMKKAGFRMNGRTKIYGSDCKQIPCEIPEAVGIETDLVNKSRKSDIRFYGEDINKGNWFFRKFILEPDTKNGIRQYEQGKNKENDR